The proteins below are encoded in one region of Strix aluco isolate bStrAlu1 chromosome 8, bStrAlu1.hap1, whole genome shotgun sequence:
- the IVNS1ABP gene encoding influenza virus NS1A-binding protein, with product MIPNGYLMFEDENFIESSVAKLNALRKSGQFCDVRLQVCGHEMLAHRAVLACCSPYLFEIFNSDSDSHGVSHVKFDDLNPEAVEVLLNYAYTAQLKADKELVKDVYSAAKKLKMERVKQVCGDYLLSKMDVQSCISYRNFASCMGDSRLLNRIDGYIQEHLLQISEQEEFLKLPRLKLEVMLEDNVGLPSNGKLYTKVINWVQRSIWENGDSLEDLMEEVQTLYYSADHKLLDGNLLDGQAEVYGSDDDHIQFVQKKPPRENDHKQISSSSSGSLSPNAAVQSPKHEWKIIASEKTSSNTYLCLAVLDGVLCVIFLHGRNSPQSSPTSTPRLLKSLSFELQPNDIVEKPMSPMQYARSGLGTAELNGKLIAAGGYNREECLRTVECYDPQKDTWTFIAPMRTPRARFQMAVLMGQLYVVGGSNGHSDDLSCGEMYEPEIDDWTPVPELRTNRCNAGVCALNGKLYIVGGSDPYGQKGLKNCDVFDPVTKSWTSCAPLNIRRHQSAVCELGGYLYIIGGAESWNCLNSVERYNPENNTWTLIAPMNVARRGAGVAVRDGKLFVGGGFDGSHAVSCVEVYDPLKNEWRMMGSMTTPRSNAGITTVANTIYAVGGFDGNEFLNTVEVYHPESNEWSPYTKIYKF from the exons ATGATTCCTAATGGATATTTGATGTTTGAAGATGAAAACTTCATCGAGTCATCTGTTGCCAAATTAAATGCCTTACGTAAAAGTGGTCAGTTCTGCGATGTCCGCCTCCAG gtaTGTGGACATGAGATGTTGGCGCACCGAGCTGTGCTAGCTTGCTGCAGTCCCTATCTGTTTGAAATCTTCAATAGTGACAGTGATTCTCATGGAGTTTCCCATGTTAAATTCGATGATCTCAATCCAGAAGCTGTTGAAGTTCTGTTGAATTATGCCTATACTGCTCA GTTAAAAGCTGATAAAGAACTGGTGAAAGATGTATATTCTGCAGCAAAGAAGTTGAAGATGGAGAGAGTTAAACAG GTTTGTGGTGACTATTTGCTCTCCAAGATGGATGTTCAGAGCTGCATCTCTTACCGAAACTTTGCCAGTTGTATGGGAGACTCACGTTTGTTGAACAGGATCGATGGGTACATTCAGGAACATCTTTTACAGATTTCAGAACAGGAAGAATTTCTCAAACTTCCACGGTTAAAG CTTGAAGTAATGCTGGAAGACAATGTTGGCCTACCCAGCAATGGCAAATTGTACACAAAGGTAATCAACTGGGTACAGCGCAGCATCTGGGAGAACGGAGACAGCCTGGAAGATCTAATGGAAGAG GTTCAAACGCTGTACTACTCAGCTGATCACAAGCTGCTTGATGGAAATCTGCTAGATGGACAGGCTGAGGTGTATGGCAGTGATGATGACCACATTCAGTTTGTGCAG AAGAAGCCACCACGTGAGAATGATCACAAGCAGATTAGTAGCAGCTCCTCTGGAAGTCTTTCTCCAAATGCTGCTGTTCAGAGTCCTAAACACGAGTGGAAAATCATTGCTTCAGAGAAAACGTCAA GTAACACCTACCTGTGTCTGGCTGTTCTGGATGGGGTGCTGTGCGTGATATTCCTGCACGGCCGTAACAGCCCGCAGAGCTCTCCCACGAGCACGCCGCGCCTGCTGAAGAGCCTGAGCTTCGAGCTTCAACCCAACGACATCGTAGAGAAGCCCATGTCGCCGATGCAGTACGCTCGCTCGGGGCTGGGCACCGCCGAGCTCAACGGCAAGCTCATCGCCGCAG GTGGGTATAACCGAGAGGAGTGTTTGCGCACGGTGGAATGCTACGACCCGCAGAAGGACACCTGGACTTTCATTGCGCCGATGAGGACGCCGCGAGCTCGGTTCCAGATGGCAGTGCTCAtg gGGCAGCTCTATGTTGTGGGGGGGTCAAACGGTCACTCTGATGACTTGAGCTGTGGAGAAATGTATGAGCCAGAAATAGATGACTGGACTCCCGTTCCGGAACTGAGAACCAATCGCTGCAATGCAG GAGTATGTGCCCTGAATGGAAAACTGTACATCGTTGGTGGTTCGGATCCTTATGGCCAAAAGGGACTGAAGAACTGTGATGTGTTTGATCCTGTGACAAAATCCTGGACAAGCTGTGCTCCCCTTAACATCC GGAGGCATCAGTCCGCGGTGTGTGAGCTGGGGGGATATTTGTACATCATTGGAGGAGCGGAGTCGTGGAACTGCCTCAACAGCGTGGAGCGTTACAACCCAGAGAACAACACCTGGACCCTGATTGCGCCCATGAACGTGGCTCGACGAGGGGCTGGAGTGGCAGTTCGTGACG GAAAACTCTTTGTCGGTGGCGGCTTTGACGGCTCTCACGCGGTGAGCTGCGTGGAGGTGTACGACCCTCTCAAGAACGAGTGGAGGATGATGGGCAGCATGACCACTCCCAGGAGCAACGCCGGCATCACCACGGTGGCCAACACTATTTACGCAGTTGGGGGATTTGACGGCAATGAATTCTTGAACACAGTTGAAGTCTACCATCCAGAGTCAAACGAATGGAGCCCCTACACAAAAATTTACAAGTTTTAA